The following proteins come from a genomic window of Gossypium raimondii isolate GPD5lz chromosome 5, ASM2569854v1, whole genome shotgun sequence:
- the LOC105768968 gene encoding uncharacterized protein LOC105768968 → MMMMETGFNHLRFPATVLFLLLFLHPHRLLALPLNSMVAHDLNHEKQNSKDAMEVKQFSISDEAIEVVKKRGGGAVAGAHGGGEHGNAGNGGGDNGRGSGGQIPVYAAGAGNHNRDHLHHGSTSGTVNYIGTSCLPLIPFMFFFICLLYVTCI, encoded by the exons atgatgatgatggaaaCTGGCTTCAATCACCTGAGATTCCCAGCAACTGTGCTATTTTTGCTGCTCTTCCTTCACCCTCACCGTCTTCTTGCACTTCCTCTAAATTCCATGGTTGCACATG ACCTCAatcatgaaaaacaaaatagtaaAGACGCAATGGAGGTAAAGCAATTTTCAATCTCGGATGAAGCGATCGAAGTTGTAAAAAAGCGGGGTGGTGGGGCAGTAGCTGGTGCCCACGGTGGAGGAGAACATGGCAATGCAGGTAATGGTGGTGGGGATAATGGCAGAGGATCAGGAGGGCAGATTCCGGTTTATGCTGCCGGTGCCGGGAACCATAACCGTGACCATCTACACCATGGGTCTACGAGTGGCACCGTGAACTACATTGGCACGAGTTGCTTGCCTTTAATAccgtttatgtttttttttatttgtttgttgtaTGTAACATGTATTTAG
- the LOC105769393 gene encoding uncharacterized protein At2g27730, mitochondrial isoform X1 — MATRMGFRYVSRRILTSGTGKILSEEERATENVFIKKMEQERLEKLARKGPKPEKPDAGSGGSVTDAKPSSSTSTSGAFTEKVSTDRMQEPAEELALILDSKRNLMSLMKQLKLLIPLVFSSSLVI, encoded by the exons ATGGCAACCAGGATGGGCTTTAGATACGTATCTCGCAGGATCTTGACTAGTGGGACTGGGAAGATACTCAGTGAGGAGGAAAGGGCTACAGAAAATGTTTTCATCAAG AAAATGGAGCAAGAGAGATTGGAGAAACTTGCTCGCAAG GGACCCAAACCAGAGAAGCCTGATGCCGGTTCAGGGGGTAGTGTGACCGATGCTAAACCTAGTAGCTCTACCTCAACATCAGGAGCATTTACTGAGAAAGTGTCAACTGACAG GATGCAGGAACCTGCTGAAGAGTTGGCACTGATCTTGGATTCTAAACGAAATCTCATGTCCTTGATGAAACAG CTTAAATTGCTTATTCCTTTGGTCTTCTCATCAAGTTTGGTTATCTGA
- the LOC105769393 gene encoding uncharacterized protein At2g27730, mitochondrial isoform X2, with amino-acid sequence MATRMGFRYVSRRILTSGTGKILSEEERATENVFIKKMEQERLEKLARKGPKPEKPDAGSGGSVTDAKPSSSTSTSGAFTEKVSTDRMQEPAEELALILDSKRNLMSLMKQKVNQTTHHTEKIH; translated from the exons ATGGCAACCAGGATGGGCTTTAGATACGTATCTCGCAGGATCTTGACTAGTGGGACTGGGAAGATACTCAGTGAGGAGGAAAGGGCTACAGAAAATGTTTTCATCAAG AAAATGGAGCAAGAGAGATTGGAGAAACTTGCTCGCAAG GGACCCAAACCAGAGAAGCCTGATGCCGGTTCAGGGGGTAGTGTGACCGATGCTAAACCTAGTAGCTCTACCTCAACATCAGGAGCATTTACTGAGAAAGTGTCAACTGACAG GATGCAGGAACCTGCTGAAGAGTTGGCACTGATCTTGGATTCTAAACGAAATCTCATGTCCTTGATGAAACAG AAGGTTAACCAAACCACTCATCACACCGAAAAGATACATTAA
- the LOC105769393 gene encoding uncharacterized protein LOC105769393 isoform X3 translates to MEQERLEKLARKGPKPEKPDAGSGGSVTDAKPSSSTSTSGAFTEKVSTDRMQEPAEELALILDSKRNLMSLMKQLKLLIPLVFSSSLVI, encoded by the exons ATGGAGCAAGAGAGATTGGAGAAACTTGCTCGCAAG GGACCCAAACCAGAGAAGCCTGATGCCGGTTCAGGGGGTAGTGTGACCGATGCTAAACCTAGTAGCTCTACCTCAACATCAGGAGCATTTACTGAGAAAGTGTCAACTGACAG GATGCAGGAACCTGCTGAAGAGTTGGCACTGATCTTGGATTCTAAACGAAATCTCATGTCCTTGATGAAACAG CTTAAATTGCTTATTCCTTTGGTCTTCTCATCAAGTTTGGTTATCTGA